GCGGTACGCCGGCTGCGCGAGCTCGATCCGCAGGCAGCGATCGACTTCAACCACCTGTACCTCGAAAGCGGCACGGTCGACCCGCTGCATGCAGCTTCGCCGCCGGGGGCCGCACCCTCCCCGTCGAATGGCCGCTTCAAGGTCGGCCTCATCGATGCGGGCGTCGAGACCGACCATCCGCTGCTGCGCGGCGCCGCCGTCCGCGCCTGGGGCTGCGGCAGCCGCAAGGTGCCTAGCGCGCACGGCACCGCGGTCGCTTCGCTGCTGGTGGGCCGCGCCGAGCGCTTTCGCAGCGCCGCACCCGACGCGGTGCTGTATGCGGCCGACGTCTACTGCGACGACCCGATCGGCGGCTCGATCGAAGCGGTGGCCGCGGCGCTTGCATGGCTCATCGGCGAGCAGGTCGCGGTCGTCAACATCAGCCTGGTCGGGCCGGCAAATCGAACCCTGGAGCAAGTCGTGCGCCGCGCCACCTCGCGCGGCATCCTGCTGGTGGCCGCCGTCGGCAACGACGGGCCCGCCGCGGCCCCGCTGTATCCGGCGGCCTATCCCGAGGTGGTGGCGGTCACGGCCGTCGACGCGCGCGGCGACGTGCTGCCCGAAGCCTGCCGCGGTCCGCATGTCGCCTTCGCCGCGCCGGGTGCCGACATGGTCGCCGCCGGATTCGCACGCGCGCCGTATGCAGTGATGCGCGGCACATCATTCGCCGCGCCGCTGGTGGCCGGCCTGCTCGCCGCGCGGTTGCACCAGCCCGACGTCACGGCAGCCGGCCTGGCCCTCACCGCGCTGGCGCGACAGGCGATCGACGCGGGCGCGCCGGGGCGCGACGTGGTGTACGGCCATGGCGTGGTGGGGCGCGAGCTGCGCACCGAGCCGGCGCTGGTGCTCCGGTAGCGTGAAAGAAAGTGTGACGAGCGGAAGAAGCCTGCAGCCGCGCTCGTTGTACCTGTCAAGCAGCGCGGATGGGCCGCGGTGCCCGCAAACGAACGACAGGAATCATCCATGAACCAGCATCGTCATCTCTTGGCAGGCGTCACCCTCGTTGCAGCACTCCTCGGCGGCGGCGTGTCCGCCCACGCAGGCCTCATCGGCGGCTCGGGCGGCGTCGGTGGCGGCTTGAGCGGCGGCATCGGACCCGTGGGCGGCGGATTCGAGGGCGCGCTGAGCGGGCAGGGCGCGGCGCAGACGGCGTCGCCGCGTGCGGTCATCGACCGTGCGCAGGACAAGGCGGCTGCCGGCAAGCAGCAAGCCACCGACACCGCCAACACCGTGAAGGACCGTGCGGCCGCCGCACCGCGCCCGAGCGTGTCGGGCGGGGCGGAAGCCGGTGCATCGACCAGCGGCGGCTCGGCGAGCGCGAAAGTTCAGCGCTGAGCGCGCGGGTCGGGGTTCCGCTGCCGCGGTTGACCCCGACCTGCGGGTCAGATCTCCTCGTAAAGCGGCAGGGTCAGGAACTCGGCGAACTGCTCCTGCGTGCTCATCTGCTCGAAGATCTGGGCCGCGCGTTCGAACTTGCCTTCGAAGCCACCGGCCTGGATCTTGGCCAGCTCCTCGGGCACCAGCGAGCGCACCAGCTCGGCGGTCACCTTGCGACCATCGTCGAGAACGCCCTTGGGCGAGCGGATCCACTGCCACACCTGCGAGCGGCTGATCTCCGCGGTGGCGGCGTCTTCCATCAGGTTGTGGATCGGCACGCAGCCATTGCCCGCCAGCCAGGCGCCGAGATAGTGGATGCCGACGTTGATGTTCATCCGCAGGCCGGCTTCGGTGATCGGCGTCTCCGGCTGGAAGTCCAGCAGGTCCGCTGCGCGGACGTCGACGTCGGGCCGCTGCTTCTCGAACTGGTTGGGCTTGTCGCCCAGCACGGCGAGAAACTCCTTCATCGCCGGCTCGACGAGTCCGGGGTGGGCGACCCAGCCGCCGTCGTAGCCGTCGATGGCATCGCGCTTCTTGTCGGCAATGATGCCGGCCATCGCGACGGCATTCTTCTCGGGATCGTTCTTGATCGGGATCAGCGCGCTCATGCCGCCGATGGCCGGCGCACCGCGCCGGTGGCAGGTCTTGAGCAACAGCAGCGCGTACGAGCGCATGAAGGGTGCCGTCATCGTCACCTTGGCGCGGTCGGCGAGGCAGAAGTTCTTGTCGAGCTTGAACTTCTTGATGCAGCTGAAGATGTAGTCCCACCGGCCGGCGTTGAGGCCCGCGCTGTGCTCGCGCAGCTCGTAGAGGATCTCGTCCATCTCGAAGGCGGCCAGGATGGTCTCGATCAGCACCGTCGCCTTGATCGTGCCCTGGGGCAGGCCCAGCTCGTTCTGCGTCATCACGAAGATGTCGTTCCACAGCCGCGCCTCGAGATGGCTTTCCATCTTCGGCAGGTAGAAGTAGGGACCCGCGCCGCGCGCGATCTGCTCCCTTGCGTTGTGGAACATGAACAGCGCGAAGTCGAAGATCCCGCCGGACACGCGCTGGCCGTCGAGCAGCACGTGCTTCTCGTCGAGGTGCCAGCCGCGCGGGCGGACCTGCAGCGTCGCGATCTTGTCGTTGAGCCTGTAGGTCTTGCCGCCTTGCTCGAGCGTCAGCGTTCGGCGGATCGCCTTGCCGAGGTTGATCTGCCCCTGGATCTGGTTGGACCACAGCGGCGAGTTGCTGTCCTCGAAGTCGGTCATGTAGCTGTCGGCGCCCGAGTTGAACGCGTTGATGACCATCTTCGCGTCGACCGGGCCGGTGATCTCGACGCGACGGCAGTGCAGCGCGGGCGGAATGGGCGCCACCTTCCAGTCGCCGTCACGGACGGCCTGCGTGCTCGCGAGGAAGTCGGGGCGCTCGCCGGCGTCGAGACGCTTCGCGCGCTCGAGGCGCGCCGCGAGCAGCTCCTGGCGGCGCGGCTCGAAGGCGCGCTGCAGCTTGGCGACCAGCTCGAGCGCCGGCAGCGTGAGGATGGTTTCGAAGCCCGGGAGGATGGGCGCGTTGATCTGCATGCCCGGGGGCAGTGGAATGCTCATGTCGTGTCCCTTCGAAGGTTCAGAAGAAAGTCAGCACGTCGCGCAGGCTGGTTCCCGTGCGTGTCGGTTCGGTGTCGAGCTGCTCCAGCGGCAGGCCGTGGCGGTTGACCCACAGCGTGGTGTAGCCGTACCAGGTGGCGCCGATCGCGTCCCAGCCGTTGCTCGATACGAAAAGGATTTGCCTGGCAGGCAGCTTGAGCGCCTGAGGGCCCAGCGCATACGCCGCCGGGTCGGTCTTGTACTTGCGCACCGAGTGCACGCTCAGAACATGGGCGAGATAGCCCGAGAAGCCGGCACTCTTGACGGCCACGCCCAGCATGTCCGGGTCGCCGTTGCTGAGGATGGCGGCCGGCACGCCGCGCGCCTTGAGCTCGCGCAGCACGTCCAGGTTCTCGGGAAAGGCACTCAGGTGCCGGTACTGGTTCATCAGGCGCTCCTCGGCCGACGCAACCAGCGTCAGCGCGAGGCGCCGGGCGGCAAATCGCAGGCCGGCGCGCGTGAGCTCCCAGAACGGCTGGTAGCGCCCGCTCATCGAGGTGAGCCGCGTGTACTCGATCTGCTTGTCGCGCCACAGCACGCTGAGCGCGTCGCCGCGGCCGGGGAACAGCTGCTCGGCCAGGAGCCCGACGCTGTACACGTCGAACAAGGTGCCGTAGGCGTCGAACACCACGGCGCGAGGAGCGCCCGTTTGATTCATCGCCGCACTGTATTCGCAACTCGTACGGTTATTAAGTACGCAAAGTTTTCTTGATTGCTGACTTCGGTGCGCGTAATCTGCACGCGTGGACCGGCTCAAGCAAATCGAATCCTTCGTGGCGGTGGCCTCCAAGGGCAGCCTGACCGCGGCGGCCAATGCGGAAGGGGTGGCGCCGGCGGTGATCGGGCGGCGCATCGACGCGCTCGAGGAGCGCCTGGGCGTCAAGCTGCTGTTGCGCACCACGCGGCGCATCACCTTGACTCACGAGGGCAGCGCCTTCCTGGAGGACTGTCAGCGCCTGCTGGCCGACCTGGCGAATGCGGAGGCCAGCGTGAGCGCCGGCGGCGTGAAGGCCAGCGGGCATCTGCGCATCACCGCGCCCGCCGGCTTCGGGCGCCGCCATGTCGCGCCGCTGGTACCGGGATTCCTGGCACGTCACCCCGACGTGTCGATGTCGCTGAACCTGAGTGACCGCGTCGTCGACATCGTCAACGAAGGCGTGGACTGCGCGGTGCGTGTGGGCGACCTGCCCGATTCATCGCTGGTGAGCGTGCGGCTGGCCGACAACCGCCGCTTGTGCGTGGCCACGCCGGCGTACCTGAAGCGCGCCGGCACGCCGAAGCATCCGAGCGAACTCTCGCGCCACGATTGCCTCACCCTCAGCAGCGACGCGAGCCAGACACGCGGCTGGGCGTTCACCATCGACGGCGCGGTGACGCACCTGCGCCCGAGTGGCCGCCTCGACTGTGGCGACGGGCAGGTGCTGCACGACTGGTGTCTCGCGAGCATGGGCATCGCGTGGCGTTCGACGTGGGAAGTCGAGCACGAGGTGAAGGATGGCCGTCTGATCAGCCTGCTCGACGACTTCGCGGCGCCGCCGAACGGCATCTATGCGGTGTTCCCGCATGCCAAGCATCTGCCGCTGCGGGTGCGGCTGTGGATCGATTTCCTCAAGCACACCTATGGCGACGCGGCTTACTGGGCCGGCGCCAGAGCAGCCTGAACGATCTCGCCGGCGCTGCAGGGCTGCGAGCCATCAAAAGAGGCCCGGATCCTCCGGGCCTCTTTGATGTGTGCCGGTTGCGCTACTTACGCAGCACTCAGGCACTTGCTCATGAAGGCCTTGTGCTCGTCGCCCTTCTTGCCCTTGGCCTCGATGTTGCAGGCCTTCATCTTTTCCTGCTGGGCCTTCTTCTTGTCGGACAGGCAAGTCTTCATGAAGGCCTTGTGCTCGTCGCCCTTCTTGCCTTCGGCTTGCTTGTTGCACTCGGCCATCTTCACGTTCTGCTTCGACATCGCCTTCGGGGCGCTGGCCGGCGCCGAGGCGGCGTCGGCCGCTTGCGCCGACATCGTGAACGCAACCAAGGCCGCGGCAAGCACGCTCATCAGTGTTTTCATCGGTTCTCCTTCGGTGTGGCGGGATGAAGCCGGCCGCATTGGAGCACGTGGCGCGGCGGCGGCAACACAACAACGCGGCATGCCGCCCGCCGGACGACAAGCGCCGTCACATGATGCGCCGCGGATGCGCAAGCGCTTCGTGGGCCGCGTGCAGCCGGCGCACCAGCACGCGGATGAACGCCTCGTCGAAGTGATGCCGCGCGTTGGGACTCAGCTGCGCCAGCGTCTCCGGCGTGAACGAGATCGTCGTCGCCGACTCGGTGACCACCACGTCGGTGCTGTGACGGCGAAGGTCGGGACTGGGCGCGAGGTAGACCATCTCGCCGACGGAGGTGCCGGCGCCGAGCTGCGCCACCCTCAGACCGTCGCGGAAGACCTCGAGCTCGCCCTGCGCGATGATGTGGAAGCTGCGTCCTTCCTCGCCCTTGCGGTACAGCGCGTGGCCGAAGCCGAAGCGCTGCCAGCGCGCGCGGTGCACCACCTCCCACAGCTCGACATCGCCGAAGCTGGTGAAGAAGTCGAGGCTTCGAAGCAGGTTGAAGCGCTCCGAATCGAGCACGCCCTGCAGCTGGCCGCGCGGCACCTCGTGGTTGGTGATGAGCGACGACAGCGCCTGCGCGAAGTCGTCCCAGTTCGCGAAGCGCGACGCCGGGCTCTTGGCCAGCGCGCGCTGGATGACGCCATTGACCGCGTCGTTCAAGCCCGAGCGCATGCCGGTCAGCGGCAGCGGGTCCTGGTTGTAGATCTGGTTCATCATGGCCGACTGCTGCTGCGCATCGAACGGCGGACGGCCGGAGATGAGGTGGTACAGGACGGCGCCCAGCGAATAGATGTCCGCCCGGCAGTCCAGCGTGCCGCCGTCGAGCTGCTCCGGCGACATGTAGGCCAGCGATCCGACGCGATAGACCTGCGTCACGTCGGAGTCGAGGTTGAGCACGCTGCCGAAGTCGGTGATCTTCACGTCGGTGATCGTGCCGTTGTGCAGCACCACCAGCAGGTTCGCCGGCTTCACGTCCCGGTGGATCAGCCCCTGGCGGTACACATAGCCGAGCGCCATCGCGCACTTGAAGCCGACTTCGACAATGAGCTCCAGCGACAGCAGCTGGTCGGCGCGGCAATACGGCCGCAGGGTGCAGCCGTTGACGTACTCCATGACGAGGTAGGCGCCCTCGGGATCGAGCACCGCGTCGTAGATCTGCACGACGTTGGGATGATGGAGCCGCCCCACCAGCGCCGCTTCGGCGTTGAAGAAGCGTTCGGAGTAGCGGCCATCCACCGGGTCGCCCGAGGCGATGCGCACGCGCTTGACCGCGACGTCGCGGTCGTGGAAATCGTCGTGGCAGAGGAAGACTTCGCTGGTCGCGCCTTCACCCAGCTTGCGCAGCACGCGGTACTTGCCTATCTGCACGGGCAATTCGGGAAGATCGTCGAGGGCCAGATTCGCCAGGCTGGGTTCGAGGGACATGAGCGGTCGGCCGGCAGCGAGAGAGGCGCCGGCCCACCATTCTTGCCTTCGTCGCGCCAGGCGGCGTGGCGGAACAGGGGGACAAACACAAGGCAATCCTGCGCTTCCCCGGGTTGCCTATCGCAACGGGGTGTATCCGCCGGGACGCTACAAGGGTCAAACGTAGAATTCGTTGGATGATCCAAGCGAAACAAGAGCTTCTGGATGCACTGTCGCAAGCGATCCAGGAGGTCAGTCCGGGCGCGACCGTGCCGGTGGCGTTCGAGTCCCCCAAGCAGGCCGCCCACGGTGACCTGGCCGTCACCGCGGCCATGCAGCTGGCCAAGCCGCTGAAGAAGAATCCGCGCGAAGTGGCGCAGCAACTCGTCGAGGCGCTGGGCCGGCACGCTGCCGCCAAGCGTCATGTCATCGCGATGGAGATTGCGGGTCCCGGCTTCATCAATTTGCGACTCGCCGCTGCCGTCAAGCAGGCGGTGGTGGCCGAGGTGCTCGACGCAGGCCCGCAGTTCGGCACGCAGCCTCGCAATGGTCAGCGTGTGCTGGTCGAGTTCGTGTCCGCCAATCCGACCGGTCCGCTGCACCTGGGCCATGCGCGCCAGGCCGCGCTTGGCGATGCCCTCTGCAATCTTTTCGAGGCCGAGGGCTACGAGGTCACGCGCGAGTTCTACTACAACGACGCGGGCGTGCAGATCGCCACGCTGGCCGCCTCGGTGCAGGCGAGGCTGCGCGGCTTCAAGCCGGGCGATCCCGAGTGGCCCGATGCCGCGTACAACGGCGACTACATCGCCGACATCGCCACCGACTTCATGGCCGGCAAGACGGTCAAGGCCGACGATCGCGAGTTCACCGCCTCGGGCGACGCTGACGACATCGACGGCATCCGCCAATTCGCCGTGGCCTATCTGCGTCACGAGCAGGACATGGACCTGCAGGCCTTCGGCGTGCGCTTCGACCACTATTTCCTCGAGTCGAGCCTGTACACCGACAAGCGCGTCGACGACACCGTGGCGCGCCTCATCGCCGCCGGCAAGACCTACGAGGAAGGCGGTGCGCTGTGGCTGCGCACCACCGACTACGGCGACGACAAGGATCGCGTCATGAAGAAGTCGGACGGCAGCTACACCTACTTCGTGCCCGACGTCGCGTACCACATCCACAAGTTCGAGCGCGGCTTCGCCAAGGCGATCAACATCCAGGGCAGCGACCATCACGGCACGATCGCGCGCGTGCGCGCCGGACTGCAGGCCGCCGATGCGGGCATCCCCGAGGGCTATCCCGACTACGTGCTGCACAAGATGGTCACGGTGATGAAGGAAGGCCAGGAGGTGAAGATCTCCAAGCGCGCCGGCAGCTACGTGACCCTGCGCGACCTGATCGACTGGACCAGCCGCGACGCGGTGCGCTTCTTCCTGATCAGCCGCAAGGCCGACACCGAGTTCGTCTTCGACGTCGACCTGGCGCTGAAGCAGAACGACGAGAACCCGGTGTTCTACGTCCAGTACGCGCATGCGCGGATCTGCTCGGTGCTGCAGCAGTTCGCCGACAAGGGCGGCGACGCCACGGAGCTCGAGAAGTCCGACATGCGGCTGCTGACGGCGCCCGGCGAAGCGGCGCTGATGCTCAAGCTCGCCGACTATCCCGGCGTGCTCGCCGGCGCGGCCGCGGCGCTGGCACCGCACGACCTCGCGTTCTACCTGCGCGAGGTGGCCGGCGCATTCCACAGCTACTACGCGGCCGAGCGCTTCCTCGTCGACGACAACCCGGCGCTCACCCGCGCCCGGCTTGCGCTGCTGGCGGCAACCCGGCAGGTCCTGAAGAACGCGCTCGCCATCCTGGGCGTCAGCGCACCAGAAAAGATGTGAACCCGGGAGACTCGATGAAAAAGCAACGCGGCGGCTTCGTGATGGGCCTGATCGTCGGCCTGATGGTCGGCTTGGCGGTCGCGCTCGGCGTGGCGCTGTACGTCACCAAAGTGCCGGTGCCCTTTGTCAACAAGGTGCCCCAGCGCACGGCCGAGCAGGACGCGGCAGAGGCCGAGAAGAACAGGAACTGGGATCCGAACAGCCCGCTGCACGGCAAGAACCCGGCACGCCCCGGCATGGTGCCTCCTCCACCGCCGCACGCTGCCGCGAGCGGCACGGTGCAGCCGCCGCCGCTCGCGACGGGGCCCGCTGCGACGAACCCGATCGCCACCGCACCGGCGGCGCCCAGGCGCGACCCGGCCGACATCCTCGCCGACCGCACCCCTGCGCCCACGGCCGCGCCGTCCACCCGACCGGGCGCCGATCCGTTCAGCTATTTCGTGCAAGTGGGCGCGTTCTCGCGTCCCGAGGACGCCGAACAGCAGCGCGCCCGTCTGGCAATGCTGGGGTTCGCGGCCAAGGTGACCGAGCGCGACCAGGCCGGGCGCACGGTGTACCGCGTGCGCCTGGGCCCGTTCGAGCGCAAGGAGGACGCGGATTCGGCGAAGGACAAGCTGGACAACAACGGCATGGAATCCTCGCTGGTGCGAGTCCAGCGGCAATGAACTTTCCCTTCCAGGCCCGGTCAGGCCTGCGTCGCCTCACATTTCAAGGAACCCCCACAATGCATCGTCGAGAGTTCTCCGCCTGTCTCGTGGCCGCCGGCCTCGGTTGGACCGGCCTGGCACAGGCGCAGGGCACTCCAGTCGAGGGCCAGCACTACGTCAAGCTCAACCAGCCGCTGCCCGTGACGCCCGGCAAGATCGAGGTCATCGAGTTCTTCTGGTACGGCTGCCCTCACTGCAATGCGTTCGAGCCGGCGCTCGACGACTGGGCCAAGAAGCTGCCGGCGGACGTCGCCTTCCGACGGGTACCGGTCGCCTTCCGCGACGAGCCGTTCACCGCCCACCAGAAGATCTTCTATGCGCTGGAGGCCATGGGGCTCATCCCGACGCTGCACCGCAAGGTGTTCTATGCGATCCACGTCGAGCGCCAGCGGCTCGACAAGCTGCCTGACATCAGCGCCTTCATGGTGAAGAACGGCGT
The Piscinibacter sp. XHJ-5 DNA segment above includes these coding regions:
- a CDS encoding S8 family serine peptidase, which translates into the protein MTPASLRAAALVLLGAVWQPAQAQLGLPRLPSLPTLPAPVAPALQRPLPAVTELIRARQERVADMLQQRRQLVEPDPAGEPAVRGQVLVTSPAPALIDAARAEGFTVMRERRLEALDLTLVTLRAPEGWDTARAVRRLRELDPQAAIDFNHLYLESGTVDPLHAASPPGAAPSPSNGRFKVGLIDAGVETDHPLLRGAAVRAWGCGSRKVPSAHGTAVASLLVGRAERFRSAAPDAVLYAADVYCDDPIGGSIEAVAAALAWLIGEQVAVVNISLVGPANRTLEQVVRRATSRGILLVAAVGNDGPAAAPLYPAAYPEVVAVTAVDARGDVLPEACRGPHVAFAAPGADMVAAGFARAPYAVMRGTSFAAPLVAGLLAARLHQPDVTAAGLALTALARQAIDAGAPGRDVVYGHGVVGRELRTEPALVLR
- a CDS encoding SPOR domain-containing protein gives rise to the protein MKKQRGGFVMGLIVGLMVGLAVALGVALYVTKVPVPFVNKVPQRTAEQDAAEAEKNRNWDPNSPLHGKNPARPGMVPPPPPHAAASGTVQPPPLATGPAATNPIATAPAAPRRDPADILADRTPAPTAAPSTRPGADPFSYFVQVGAFSRPEDAEQQRARLAMLGFAAKVTERDQAGRTVYRVRLGPFERKEDADSAKDKLDNNGMESSLVRVQRQ
- a CDS encoding haloacid dehalogenase type II, encoding MNQTGAPRAVVFDAYGTLFDVYSVGLLAEQLFPGRGDALSVLWRDKQIEYTRLTSMSGRYQPFWELTRAGLRFAARRLALTLVASAEERLMNQYRHLSAFPENLDVLRELKARGVPAAILSNGDPDMLGVAVKSAGFSGYLAHVLSVHSVRKYKTDPAAYALGPQALKLPARQILFVSSNGWDAIGATWYGYTTLWVNRHGLPLEQLDTEPTRTGTSLRDVLTFF
- a CDS encoding serine/threonine-protein kinase; this encodes MSLEPSLANLALDDLPELPVQIGKYRVLRKLGEGATSEVFLCHDDFHDRDVAVKRVRIASGDPVDGRYSERFFNAEAALVGRLHHPNVVQIYDAVLDPEGAYLVMEYVNGCTLRPYCRADQLLSLELIVEVGFKCAMALGYVYRQGLIHRDVKPANLLVVLHNGTITDVKITDFGSVLNLDSDVTQVYRVGSLAYMSPEQLDGGTLDCRADIYSLGAVLYHLISGRPPFDAQQQSAMMNQIYNQDPLPLTGMRSGLNDAVNGVIQRALAKSPASRFANWDDFAQALSSLITNHEVPRGQLQGVLDSERFNLLRSLDFFTSFGDVELWEVVHRARWQRFGFGHALYRKGEEGRSFHIIAQGELEVFRDGLRVAQLGAGTSVGEMVYLAPSPDLRRHSTDVVVTESATTISFTPETLAQLSPNARHHFDEAFIRVLVRRLHAAHEALAHPRRIM
- a CDS encoding LysR family transcriptional regulator, with the protein product MDRLKQIESFVAVASKGSLTAAANAEGVAPAVIGRRIDALEERLGVKLLLRTTRRITLTHEGSAFLEDCQRLLADLANAEASVSAGGVKASGHLRITAPAGFGRRHVAPLVPGFLARHPDVSMSLNLSDRVVDIVNEGVDCAVRVGDLPDSSLVSVRLADNRRLCVATPAYLKRAGTPKHPSELSRHDCLTLSSDASQTRGWAFTIDGAVTHLRPSGRLDCGDGQVLHDWCLASMGIAWRSTWEVEHEVKDGRLISLLDDFAAPPNGIYAVFPHAKHLPLRVRLWIDFLKHTYGDAAYWAGARAA
- a CDS encoding PsiF family protein; this encodes MKTLMSVLAAALVAFTMSAQAADAASAPASAPKAMSKQNVKMAECNKQAEGKKGDEHKAFMKTCLSDKKKAQQEKMKACNIEAKGKKGDEHKAFMSKCLSAA
- the argS gene encoding arginine--tRNA ligase, giving the protein MIQAKQELLDALSQAIQEVSPGATVPVAFESPKQAAHGDLAVTAAMQLAKPLKKNPREVAQQLVEALGRHAAAKRHVIAMEIAGPGFINLRLAAAVKQAVVAEVLDAGPQFGTQPRNGQRVLVEFVSANPTGPLHLGHARQAALGDALCNLFEAEGYEVTREFYYNDAGVQIATLAASVQARLRGFKPGDPEWPDAAYNGDYIADIATDFMAGKTVKADDREFTASGDADDIDGIRQFAVAYLRHEQDMDLQAFGVRFDHYFLESSLYTDKRVDDTVARLIAAGKTYEEGGALWLRTTDYGDDKDRVMKKSDGSYTYFVPDVAYHIHKFERGFAKAINIQGSDHHGTIARVRAGLQAADAGIPEGYPDYVLHKMVTVMKEGQEVKISKRAGSYVTLRDLIDWTSRDAVRFFLISRKADTEFVFDVDLALKQNDENPVFYVQYAHARICSVLQQFADKGGDATELEKSDMRLLTAPGEAALMLKLADYPGVLAGAAAALAPHDLAFYLREVAGAFHSYYAAERFLVDDNPALTRARLALLAATRQVLKNALAILGVSAPEKM
- a CDS encoding thiol:disulfide interchange protein DsbA/DsbL, whose product is MHRREFSACLVAAGLGWTGLAQAQGTPVEGQHYVKLNQPLPVTPGKIEVIEFFWYGCPHCNAFEPALDDWAKKLPADVAFRRVPVAFRDEPFTAHQKIFYALEAMGLIPTLHRKVFYAIHVERQRLDKLPDISAFMVKNGVDAAKFTENFNSFSTQTKVRQAAKLAADYKIDGVPAIGVQGKYFTSGTLAGSPESSLAVANWLIQRERKPG
- the aceB gene encoding malate synthase A — protein: MSIPLPPGMQINAPILPGFETILTLPALELVAKLQRAFEPRRQELLAARLERAKRLDAGERPDFLASTQAVRDGDWKVAPIPPALHCRRVEITGPVDAKMVINAFNSGADSYMTDFEDSNSPLWSNQIQGQINLGKAIRRTLTLEQGGKTYRLNDKIATLQVRPRGWHLDEKHVLLDGQRVSGGIFDFALFMFHNAREQIARGAGPYFYLPKMESHLEARLWNDIFVMTQNELGLPQGTIKATVLIETILAAFEMDEILYELREHSAGLNAGRWDYIFSCIKKFKLDKNFCLADRAKVTMTAPFMRSYALLLLKTCHRRGAPAIGGMSALIPIKNDPEKNAVAMAGIIADKKRDAIDGYDGGWVAHPGLVEPAMKEFLAVLGDKPNQFEKQRPDVDVRAADLLDFQPETPITEAGLRMNINVGIHYLGAWLAGNGCVPIHNLMEDAATAEISRSQVWQWIRSPKGVLDDGRKVTAELVRSLVPEELAKIQAGGFEGKFERAAQIFEQMSTQEQFAEFLTLPLYEEI